From Brevinema andersonii, the proteins below share one genomic window:
- a CDS encoding CHAP domain-containing protein: MTKKIISFLVLWGWTFSFSFAGDNAEFYNKLLTQAPHTVGLTKFPRINDKFYRGDCSGFIAFLFHWAGLDFLKLYGIGNNGVAAIWNGLEQRNYIIQSTELQPGDIVFFDNTYDKNRNLRWDDKLTHIGVVESVDELGTATFLHYGSKGVVRARMNLQQPKIHSIREDGKVYVMNDYLRRRSRGEKSSPKHLSGALYKGAARIYLQKKKIS, translated from the coding sequence ATGACAAAAAAAATTATTTCTTTTTTAGTACTGTGGGGATGGACATTCAGCTTTAGTTTTGCAGGCGACAATGCAGAGTTTTACAACAAACTTCTGACACAAGCACCACATACTGTCGGTCTGACTAAATTCCCCCGCATCAATGACAAATTTTACCGCGGAGATTGTTCAGGTTTTATTGCTTTTTTGTTCCACTGGGCAGGGTTGGATTTCCTAAAGCTGTATGGCATAGGAAACAACGGCGTTGCAGCGATCTGGAATGGGCTCGAGCAGAGAAATTATATCATTCAAAGCACCGAACTGCAGCCAGGGGACATTGTTTTTTTTGATAATACCTATGATAAAAACCGTAATCTTCGTTGGGACGATAAACTGACTCATATAGGCGTGGTCGAATCGGTGGACGAGTTAGGTACAGCAACGTTTCTGCATTACGGCAGCAAAGGCGTCGTACGTGCGCGGATGAATTTGCAACAGCCGAAAATTCATAGTATCCGAGAAGATGGGAAAGTTTATGTTATGAATGATTATCTTCGCAGACGCTCACGAGGCGAAAAATCATCGCCGAAGCATCTTTCTGGAGCTCTTTACAAAGGAGCTGCACGGATTTATCTTCAGAAAAAGAAAATATCATAA
- the truB gene encoding tRNA pseudouridine(55) synthase TruB, with protein MQYYGILGIWKPSGMTSFDVVRILKRKTGIKKIGHGGTLDPMASGVLPVLIGDATAFFDAVLHSPKTYRAVIQLGACTDTDDKEGKTVRKFEFRTFSDAQIQTSIDRLTGEISQIPPQYSALKVNGQRAYALARAGQEVVLQPRTIQVYAWNNVTYAADLGIISAEITCSSGTYIRSLARDLGAMLETGAYLSFLERTAAGGICLEDCIQPDAENWHEKILAPEHALNFIPAAEWEGSLDYLKTGRPLPDIGWEQGLNLLMFKDKIAALVFVDGQKISYQKNLAYRL; from the coding sequence ATGCAGTATTATGGTATTTTGGGCATTTGGAAGCCTTCGGGGATGACATCATTTGATGTAGTGCGCATACTAAAAAGGAAAACAGGAATCAAAAAAATCGGTCATGGTGGTACATTGGATCCTATGGCTTCGGGTGTGTTGCCTGTGTTGATTGGCGATGCAACAGCATTTTTTGATGCGGTGCTACATTCCCCGAAAACATACCGTGCGGTTATTCAATTAGGTGCATGTACTGATACCGATGATAAAGAAGGAAAAACAGTTCGGAAGTTTGAGTTTCGAACCTTTTCTGATGCGCAAATCCAGACAAGTATTGACCGTTTAACAGGGGAAATCAGTCAGATTCCTCCGCAATATTCTGCTTTGAAGGTTAACGGACAACGAGCTTACGCTCTGGCGAGAGCTGGCCAGGAAGTGGTACTCCAACCCAGAACAATACAAGTTTATGCTTGGAATAATGTTACCTATGCTGCCGATCTTGGAATTATTTCTGCTGAAATTACGTGTTCTTCTGGGACATATATTCGTTCGTTAGCGCGTGATTTAGGAGCTATGTTGGAAACAGGAGCATATTTGTCTTTCCTCGAGCGAACTGCTGCCGGCGGGATCTGCTTGGAAGACTGCATTCAGCCCGATGCCGAAAATTGGCACGAAAAAATACTGGCTCCTGAACATGCGTTGAATTTTATACCGGCAGCAGAATGGGAAGGCTCTTTAGATTATTTGAAAACAGGACGTCCGCTGCCGGATATTGGTTGGGAACAAGGACTTAATCTTTTGATGTTCAAAGATAAAATTGCTGCATTAGTTTTTGTAGATGGCCAAAAAATCTCTTATCAGAAAAATCTTGCCTATCGGTTATGA
- a CDS encoding NfeD family protein, which produces MLAYFWWIAAAIFFVAEIFTPEAVLVFAGLSAVCVAILDMLGVQGIFVQGTVFVILSTILTYYMRPFWMRLLNNKDLKTGASALIGQEVRVIEDINHQKLTGRVKIGADEFPAKSVDDSVILAGRFATVKKIQGITLIVSQKEVHHEK; this is translated from the coding sequence ATGCTAGCATATTTTTGGTGGATTGCGGCGGCGATTTTTTTTGTTGCAGAAATTTTTACTCCAGAGGCAGTGTTGGTTTTTGCTGGATTATCAGCAGTGTGTGTTGCTATACTGGATATGCTCGGCGTCCAGGGAATTTTTGTTCAAGGCACTGTTTTTGTTATTTTATCCACAATCCTAACTTATTATATGCGCCCATTTTGGATGCGCCTTTTAAACAATAAAGATCTTAAAACTGGAGCTTCTGCATTGATAGGGCAGGAAGTACGTGTCATCGAGGATATCAATCATCAAAAGCTAACCGGACGTGTTAAAATTGGTGCCGACGAATTTCCTGCAAAATCAGTAGATGATTCCGTGATTTTGGCGGGGCGTTTTGCTACAGTTAAGAAAATTCAAGGCATTACATTGATTGTTTCTCAAAAAGAGGTTCATCATGAGAAATAG